One part of the Symphalangus syndactylus isolate Jambi chromosome 1, NHGRI_mSymSyn1-v2.1_pri, whole genome shotgun sequence genome encodes these proteins:
- the LOC129457754 gene encoding elongin-A3, with protein MAAGSTTLRAVEKLQVRLATKTDPRKLEKYLQKLSALPMTADILAETGIRKAVKRLRKHQQVGDFARDLAARWKKLVLVDRNTGPDPQDPEESASRQRFGEALQDQEKAWGFPENATAPGSPSHSPEHRRTARRTPPGQQRPHPRSPSREPRAERKRPRMAPADSGPQRAPPTRTAPLPMPEGPEPALPGKEPGRGHAHAAQGGPLLGQGCQGQLQGEAVVSHSEGHESSRWASAQKSPPVQESQSERLQAAGADSAGPKTVPSPVFSELWDPSADWMQANYDLLSAFEAMTSQAQPEALSAPTFQEEAAFPGRRVNAKRQVYSGSRPACQLQVLTLRQQCLRVLRNNPDALGDVGGVPYSVLEPVLEAWTPDQLYRREKDNHALARETDELWRIHCLHDFKEEKPQEHESWRELYLRLRDAREQRLRVVTTKIRSARENEPSRRQTKMICFNSAAKTPQDASSRQGKSAGAADPGNGGIKPAPKPAGSSQAPSSQGAGGLGDGGGGGIISGSSSNEHGAPAAKTRKQAAKKVAPLMAKAVRDYKRRFSRR; from the exons CAGGGTCCACTACGCTGCGCGCGGTGGAGAAGCTGCAGGTGCGTCTGGCCACTAAGACGGACCCGAGAAAGCtagagaaatatttgcagaaactcTCCGCCTTGCCCATGACGGCAGACATCCTGGCGGAGACTGGAATCAGAAAGGCGGTGAAGCGCCTGCGGAAGCACCAGCAGGTGGGCGACTTTGCCAGAGACTTAGCGGCCCGGTGGAAGAAGCTGGTGCTTGTGGACCGAAACACCGGGCCTGACCCACAGGACCCTGAGGAGAGCGCTTCCCGACAGCGCTTCGGGGAGGCTCTTCAGGACCAGGAAAAGGCCTGGGGCTTCCCAGAAAACGCGACGGCCCCCGGGAGCCCATCTCACAGCCCTGAGCACAGACGGACAGCGCGCAGAACACCTCCGGGGCAACAGAGACCTCACCCGAGGTCTCCCAGTCGCGAGCCCAGAGCCGAGAGAAAGCGCCCCAGAATGGCCCCAGCTGATTCCGGCCCCCAACGGGCCCCTCCAACGCGCACCGCTCCCCTCCCCATGCCCGAGGGCCCTGAGCCCGCCCTGCCCGGGAAGGAACCCGGAAGAGGCCACGCTCACGCCGCTCAGGGCGGGCCTCTGCTGGGTCAGGGCTGCCAGGGCCAACTCCAGGGGGAAGCCGTGGTGAGCCACAGCGAGGGGCACGAATCGTCCCGCTGGGCTTCGGCTCAGAAATCGCCTCCTGTGCAGGAAAGCCAGTCAGAGAGGCTGCAGGCGGCCGGCGCTGATTCCGCCGGGCCGAAAACGGTGCCCAGCCCTGTCTTCTCAGAGCTCTGGGACCCCTCAGCGGACTGGATGCAGGCCAACTACGATCTGCTGTCCGCTTTTGAGGCCATGACCTCCCAGGCACAGCCAGAAGCACTCTCCGCGCCAACGTTCCAGGAGGAAGCTGCTTTCCCTGGACGCAGAGTGAATGCTAAGAGGCAGGTGTACTCGGGCTCCAGGCCTGCCTGCCAGCTGCAGGTGCTGACGCTGCGCCAGCAGTGCCTCCGGGTGCTTAGAAACAATCCGGACGCCCTCGGCGACGTGGGAGGGGTCCCCTACTCGGTTCTTGAACCCGTTCTGGAAGCGTGGACGCCTGATCAGCTGTATCgcagagagaaagacaatcacGCACTGGCTCGAGAGACAGATGAATTATGGAGGATTCATTGTCTCCACGACTTCaaggaagaaaagccacaggagcaCGAGTCTTGGCGGGAGCTGTACCTGCGGCTTCGGGACGCCCGAGAGCAGCGGCTGCGAGTAGTGACCACGAAAATCCGATCAGCACGTGAAAACGAACCCAGCCGCCGTCAGACAAAGATGATCTGTTTCAACTCTGCGGCCAAGACGCCTCAGGATGCTTCCAGCAGGCAAGGGAAGTCAGCAGGAGCAGCTGACCCGGGAAATGGAGGGATCAAGCCAGCCCCCAAGCCCgcaggaagcagccaggctcCCTCCAGCCAGGGCGCCGGGGGGCTCGGGgacggcggcgggggcggcatcattagcgg GAGCAGCAGCAATGAGCACGGGGCGCCCGCGGCCAAAACCCGGAAACAGGCTGCCAAGAAAGTGGCCCCGCTGATGGCCAAGGCAGTTCGAGACTACAAGAGAAGATTCTCCCGACGATAA
- the LOC134732003 gene encoding elongin-A3-like — protein sequence MAAGSTTLRAVEKLQVRLATKTDPRKLEKYLQKLSALPMTADILAETGIRKAVKRLRKHQQVGDFARDLAARWKKLVLVDRNTGPDPQDPEESASRQRFGEALQDQEKAWGFPENATGPGSPSHSPEHRRTARRTPPGQQRPHPRSPSREPRAERKRPRMAPADSGPQRAPPTRTAPLPMPEGPEPALPGKEPGRGHAHAAQGGPLLGQGCQGQLQGEAVVSHSEGHESSHWASAQKSPPVQESQSERLQAAGADSAGPKTVPSPVFSELWDPSADWMQANYDLLSAFEAMTSQAQPEALSAPTFQEEAAFPGRRVNAKRQVYSGSRPACQLQVLTLRQQCLRVLRNNPDALGDVGGVPYSVLEPVLEAWTPDQLYRREKDNHALARETDELWRIHCLHDFKEEKPQEHESWRELYLRLRDAREQRLRVVTTKIRSARENEPSRRQTKMICFNSAAKTPQDASSRQGKSAGAADPGNGGIKPAPKPAGSSQAPSSQGAGGSSSSSSSSVLHRLPEERANPCQSSSNEHGAPAAKTRKQAAKKVAPLMAKAVRDYKRRFSRR from the exons ATGGCGGCAGGGTCCACTACGCTGCGCGCGGTGGAGAAGCTGCAGGTGCGTCTGGCCACTAAGACGGACCCGAGAAAGCtagagaaatatttgcagaaactcTCCGCCTTGCCCATGACGGCAGACATCCTGGCGGAGACTGGAATCAGAAAGGCGGTGAAGCGCCTGCGGAAGCACCAGCAGGTGGGCGACTTTGCCAGAGACTTAGCGGCCCGGTGGAAGAAGCTGGTGCTTGTGGACCGAAACACCGGGCCTGACCCACAGGACCCTGAGGAGAGCGCTTCCCGACAGCGCTTCGGGGAGGCTCTTCAGGACCAGGAAAAGGCCTGGGGCTTCCCAGAAAACGCGACGGGCCCCGGGAGCCCATCTCACAGCCCTGAGCACAGACGGACAGCGCGCAGAACACCTCCGGGGCAACAGAGACCTCACCCGAGGTCTCCCAGTCGCGAGCCCAGAGCCGAGAGAAAGCGCCCCAGAATGGCCCCAGCTGATTCCGGCCCCCAACGGGCCCCTCCAACGCGCACCGCTCCCCTCCCCATGCCCGAGGGCCCTGAGCCCGCCCTGCCCGGGAAGGAACCCGGAAGAGGCCACGCTCACGCCGCTCAGGGCGGGCCTCTGCTGGGTCAGGGCTGCCAGGGCCAACTCCAGGGGGAAGCCGTGGTGAGCCACAGCGAGGGGCACGAATCGTCCCACTGGGCTTCGGCTCAGAAATCGCCTCCTGTGCAGGAAAGCCAGTCAGAGAGGCTGCAGGCGGCCGGCGCTGATTCCGCCGGGCCGAAAACGGTGCCCAGCCCTGTCTTCTCAGAGCTCTGGGACCCCTCAGCGGACTGGATGCAGGCCAACTACGATCTGCTGTCCGCTTTTGAGGCCATGACCTCCCAGGCACAGCCAGAAGCACTCTCCGCGCCAACGTTCCAGGAGGAAGCTGCTTTCCCTGGACGCAGAGTGAATGCTAAGAGGCAGGTGTACTCGGGCTCCAGGCCTGCCTGCCAGCTGCAGGTGCTGACGCTGCGCCAGCAGTGCCTCCGGGTGCTTAGAAACAATCCGGACGCCCTCGGCGACGTGGGAGGGGTCCCCTACTCGGTTCTTGAACCCGTTCTGGAAGCGTGGACGCCTGATCAGCTGTATCgcagagagaaagacaatcacGCACTGGCTCGAGAGACAGATGAATTATGGAGGATTCATTGTCTCCACGACTTCaaggaagaaaagccacaggagcaCGAGTCTTGGCGGGAGCTGTACCTGCGGCTTCGGGACGCCCGAGAGCAGCGGCTGCGAGTAGTGACCACGAAAATCCGATCAGCACGTGAAAACGAACCCAGCCGCCGTCAGACAAAGATGATCTGTTTCAACTCTGCGGCCAAGACGCCTCAGGATGCTTCCAGCAGGCAAGGGAAGTCAGCAGGAGCAGCTGACCCGGGAAATGGAGGGATCAAGCCAGCCCCCAAGCCCgcaggaagcagccaggctcCCTCCAGCCAGGGCGCCGGGGG cagcagcagcagcagcagcagcagcgtccTTCACCGGCTCCCTGAGGAGCGGGCCAACCCCTGCCAGAGCAGCAGCAATGAGCACGGGGCGCCCGCGGCCAAAACCCGGAAACAGGCTGCCAAGAAAGTGGCCCCGCTGATGGCCAAGGCAGTTCGAGACTACAAGAGAAGATTCTCCCGACGATAA
- the LOC134732006 gene encoding elongin-A3-like: MAAGSTTLRAVEKLQVRLATKTDPRKLEKYLQKLSALPMTADILAETGIRKAVKRLRKHQQVGDFARDLAARWKKLVLVDRNTGPDPQDPEESASRQRFGEALQDQEKAWGFPENATGPGSPSHSPEHRRTARRTPPGQQRPHPRSPSREPRAERKRPRMAPADSGPQRAPPTRTAPLPMPEGPEPALPGKEPGRGHAHAAQGGPLLGQGCQGQLQGEAVVSHSEGHESSRWASAQKSPPVQESQSERLQAAGADSAGPKTVPSPVFSELWDPSADWMQANYDLLSAFEAMTSQAQPEALSAPTFQEEAAFPGRRVNAKRQVYSGSRPACQLQVLTLRQQCLRVLRNNPDALGDVGGVPYSVLEPVLEAWTPDQLYRREKDNHALARETDELWRIHCLHDFKEEKPQEHESWRELYLRLRDAREQRLRVVTTKIRSARENEPSRRQTKMICFNSAAKTPQDASSRQGKSAGAADPGNGGIKPAPKPAGSSQAPSSQGAGGLGDGGGGGIISGSSSNEHGAPAAKTRKQAAKKVAPLMAKAVRDYKRRFSRR; encoded by the coding sequence ATGGCGGCAGGGTCCACTACGCTGCGCGCGGTGGAGAAGCTGCAGGTGCGTCTGGCCACTAAGACGGACCCGAGAAAGCtagagaaatatttgcagaaactcTCCGCCTTGCCCATGACGGCAGACATCCTGGCGGAGACTGGAATCAGAAAGGCGGTGAAGCGCCTGCGGAAGCACCAGCAGGTGGGCGACTTTGCCAGAGACTTAGCGGCCCGGTGGAAGAAGCTGGTGCTTGTGGACCGAAACACCGGGCCTGACCCACAGGACCCTGAGGAGAGCGCTTCCCGACAGCGCTTCGGGGAGGCTCTTCAGGACCAGGAAAAGGCCTGGGGCTTCCCAGAAAACGCGACGGGCCCCGGGAGCCCATCTCACAGCCCTGAGCACAGACGGACAGCGCGCAGAACACCTCCGGGGCAACAGAGACCTCACCCGAGGTCTCCCAGTCGCGAGCCCAGAGCCGAGAGAAAGCGCCCCAGAATGGCCCCAGCTGATTCCGGCCCCCAACGGGCCCCTCCAACGCGCACCGCTCCCCTCCCCATGCCCGAGGGCCCTGAGCCCGCCCTGCCCGGGAAGGAACCCGGAAGAGGCCACGCTCACGCCGCTCAGGGCGGGCCTCTGCTGGGTCAGGGCTGCCAGGGCCAACTCCAGGGGGAAGCCGTGGTGAGCCACAGCGAGGGGCACGAATCGTCCCGCTGGGCTTCGGCTCAGAAATCGCCTCCTGTGCAGGAAAGCCAGTCAGAGAGGCTGCAGGCGGCCGGCGCTGATTCCGCCGGGCCGAAAACGGTGCCCAGCCCTGTCTTCTCAGAGCTCTGGGACCCCTCAGCGGACTGGATGCAGGCCAACTACGATCTGCTGTCCGCTTTTGAGGCCATGACCTCCCAGGCACAGCCAGAAGCACTCTCCGCGCCAACGTTCCAGGAGGAAGCTGCTTTCCCTGGACGCAGAGTGAATGCTAAGAGGCAGGTGTACTCGGGCTCCAGGCCTGCCTGCCAGCTGCAGGTGCTGACGCTGCGCCAGCAGTGCCTCCGGGTGCTTAGAAACAATCCGGACGCCCTCGGCGACGTGGGAGGGGTCCCCTACTCGGTTCTTGAACCCGTTCTGGAAGCGTGGACGCCTGATCAGCTGTATCgcagagagaaagacaatcacGCACTGGCTCGAGAGACAGATGAATTATGGAGGATTCATTGTCTCCACGACTTCaaggaagaaaagccacaggagcaCGAGTCTTGGCGGGAGCTGTACCTGCGGCTTCGGGACGCCCGAGAGCAGCGGCTGCGAGTAGTGACCACGAAAATCCGATCAGCACGTGAAAACGAACCCAGCCGCCGTCAGACAAAGATGATCTGTTTCAACTCTGCGGCCAAGACGCCTCAGGATGCTTCCAGCAGGCAAGGGAAGTCAGCAGGAGCAGCTGACCCGGGAAATGGAGGGATCAAGCCAGCCCCCAAGCCCgcaggaagcagccaggctcCCTCCAGCCAGGGCGCCGGGGGGCTCGGGgacggcggcgggggcggcatcattagcgg